In Halobacteriovorax sp. HLS, one DNA window encodes the following:
- the rlmF gene encoding 23S rRNA (adenine(1618)-N(6))-methyltransferase RlmF produces MQNLKKLHPNNIHNTKYNLAELAKVSSGLEKYIKIGNNSNSTIDFDNPKALIELNKALLLKYYGLTSWELPDGHLCPAIPGRANYIHYLNDLIEENKSTDNSSKKVIKVLDIGTGAGCIYPILGHAIYGWKFVATDISSNAINSCKKVIRENGHLKKFIGLRFQKSKDDIFKSIIKSDEFFEATMCNPPFYSSLEEADEKSNKKKNNLSKKSGGNINHNNLRTFGGYENELWCEGGELSFIKLMIEQSTSLQRNCRWFTTLVSSKENLILLKEILTKTSITDLRIIKMETSNKISHILAWSFI; encoded by the coding sequence ATATACACAACACAAAGTACAATCTAGCGGAACTGGCAAAGGTCTCTAGCGGATTAGAAAAGTACATAAAGATTGGCAACAACTCTAACTCTACTATTGATTTCGATAATCCTAAGGCCCTTATAGAGCTAAATAAGGCACTTTTACTCAAGTACTATGGACTAACAAGTTGGGAATTGCCGGATGGTCATCTATGTCCTGCCATACCAGGTAGAGCAAATTATATTCATTATCTCAATGATCTTATAGAAGAGAACAAGAGTACTGATAACTCCTCTAAGAAAGTAATTAAAGTTCTAGATATAGGTACAGGTGCAGGCTGCATCTACCCTATCCTAGGTCATGCAATTTATGGATGGAAGTTTGTTGCAACCGATATCAGCTCCAACGCGATAAATTCATGTAAGAAAGTTATTCGAGAAAATGGACATTTGAAAAAGTTCATAGGTCTTAGGTTTCAGAAATCTAAAGATGATATATTCAAGAGTATTATTAAAAGTGATGAATTCTTTGAAGCGACAATGTGTAATCCACCCTTCTATAGTTCGCTTGAAGAAGCTGACGAGAAATCAAATAAGAAGAAGAATAATTTGAGTAAGAAAAGTGGTGGTAATATAAATCACAACAACCTAAGAACATTTGGTGGATATGAAAATGAACTTTGGTGTGAAGGTGGGGAACTAAGTTTCATTAAACTTATGATAGAACAGAGCACTTCACTACAAAGAAATTGTCGATGGTTTACAACATTGGTCTCAAGTAAAGAAAACCTTATACTTCTTAAAGAGATATTAACTAAAACAAGTATTACAGATCTAAGAATTATTAAGATGGAAACCTCTAATAAGATTAGTCACATACTTGCATGGTCATTTATATAA
- a CDS encoding cache domain-containing protein, with translation MLKLILLVSSVSLFSLSAKEYSKFSDTENCNSANGKIAAAKHAVELSCEWIEKLGSRSISDPLGAFSKINESRHCVNNYVWVQDYMPGLNRTNYKNHFVMLMHPNNPRLQKQRDLAHKSFGGHKIFEKFNKSATIKPEGCWVPYLWEHKGYFERGEKVSFIKRCFDPTLKKNVVVGAGVYMSHGMFEPKDLCAPEKNPY, from the coding sequence ATGTTAAAATTAATTTTGTTGGTTAGTTCTGTTAGTTTGTTTAGTTTAAGTGCTAAAGAGTACTCAAAATTTTCTGATACTGAAAATTGTAATTCTGCTAATGGGAAAATTGCCGCTGCTAAGCATGCTGTAGAGCTATCTTGTGAGTGGATTGAAAAGTTAGGCTCTAGAAGTATTAGCGATCCTTTGGGGGCCTTTTCTAAGATTAATGAATCAAGGCACTGTGTAAATAATTATGTTTGGGTACAAGACTATATGCCTGGGCTTAATCGAACAAATTATAAGAATCACTTTGTTATGCTTATGCATCCAAATAATCCACGACTACAAAAACAAAGAGACCTTGCCCATAAGAGCTTTGGTGGACATAAAATTTTCGAAAAATTTAACAAGTCTGCTACTATTAAACCTGAGGGGTGTTGGGTTCCTTATCTTTGGGAACATAAGGGGTATTTTGAAAGGGGAGAGAAGGTTTCTTTTATTAAAAGGTGTTTTGACCCAACATTAAAAAAGAATGTAGTCGTTGGCGCTGGAGTTTACATGTCTCATGGAATGTTTGAACCTAAAGACTTGTGTGCGCCTGAGAAAAATCCATATTGA